The genomic region CTCCTACCTCCGCTTCCGCCGCGCCGGGATGATCGACGCCGCCCGCGCCAAGGTGGCCTTCCCGGCGGGGTTCGCGGGCTCGCTCCTGGGCGCGGGGCTCGTGCTCCTCCTCTCCCCCGCCGCGCTCAAGCCGGTGGTGCTGGGGCTCCTGGTGGCGGTGGCGGCCTTCCTCGCCTTCCGGCGCCCCGGCCCGCCGAAGCCGCGCGCGCGGCCGCTCCCGCCCGGGCCCACGGCGGCGGCCATCGCCCTCGTCATCGGCTGCTACGACGGCTTCTTCGGGCCCGGGACCGGCACCTTCCTCATCGTGGCCTTCGTGGCGCTCCTGGGCGACGGGCTGGCGCAGGCGTCGGCGGGGGCCAAGGTGGTCAACCTCGCCTCCAACCTGGCGGCCTTCGCCCTCTTCGCCTGGCGGGGCACGGTCCTCTGGCCGGTGGCGCTCCCGATGGCCGTGGCGCAGATGAGCGGCAGCTGGGTGGGGGCGCACCTCGCGGTCCGGCGCGGGGACGCGTTCGTGCGCAAGGTGGTGCTGGCGGTGGTGCTCGCGCTGGTGGTGAAGCTGGGGAGGGACCTCCTCTCGTAGCGGCCTTCCTCGGGCCTCGCCTCCCGCCCCCTCCGGTCTGCGCGGGCGCGCCCCGTCCGAGCCGGTGCGTGGCGAGGCGGGCCGGTTAGTCAAGCCGTCCGACGTCACCTTCCGTCAACGGTCACCCAAGGAGCCGCCATGAAGCGCCTCGCCCTCGCCGCCGTCCTC from Anaeromyxobacter paludicola harbors:
- a CDS encoding sulfite exporter TauE/SafE family protein, with translation MPVTPGTIALLALSAFAAGAVDAVAGGGGLITVPALIAAGLPPHLALGTNKGQAVFGVLASYLRFRRAGMIDAARAKVAFPAGFAGSLLGAGLVLLLSPAALKPVVLGLLVAVAAFLAFRRPGPPKPRARPLPPGPTAAAIALVIGCYDGFFGPGTGTFLIVAFVALLGDGLAQASAGAKVVNLASNLAAFALFAWRGTVLWPVALPMAVAQMSGSWVGAHLAVRRGDAFVRKVVLAVVLALVVKLGRDLLS